In one Phyllostomus discolor isolate MPI-MPIP mPhyDis1 chromosome 8, mPhyDis1.pri.v3, whole genome shotgun sequence genomic region, the following are encoded:
- the HSD11B1L gene encoding hydroxysteroid 11-beta-dehydrogenase 1-like protein isoform X4, whose protein sequence is MKRSRVSTVSPGGDPKRSGSPGNPPALARGTHCTGLRRVCLEASCHGNTRADLEGDPRRAMKVLLLTGLGALFFTYYWADNFDPASLQGARVLLTGASAGVGEELAYHYARLGSHLVLTAHTEALLQKVNFLSYVQLTSLALPSLTDSKGSLVVVSSLLGRVPTSFSSPYSAAKFALDSFFGSLRRELDVQDVNVAITMCVLGLQDHASAAEGVRGVTRAKSALGPKAALAVIRGSATRTSCVFYPWRFHVLCLLRTWLPHPKAWFIRQELNVTVTSAV, encoded by the exons ATGAAAAGGAGTCGGGTGTCTACAGTGAGTCCTGGGGGTGACCCAAAAAGAAGTGGAAGCCCGGGGAATCCACCCGCGCTCGCGCGGGGAACTCACTGCACGGGCCTAAGAAGAGTGTGCCTAGAAGCCAGTTGTCACGGCAACACGAGGGCGGACTTGGAGGGAG ACCCAAGAAGGGCCATGAAGGTGCTGCTCCTCACTGGGCTGGGAGCCCTGTTCTTCACCTACTACTGGGCTGACAACTTCGACCCAG CTAGCCTTCAGGGAGCCCGGGTGCTGCTGACAGGGGCCAGTGCAGGCGTTGGGGAGGAGCTGGCATATCACTATGCCCGTCTGGGCTCCCACCTGGTGCTCACTGCCCACACCGAGGCTCTTCTGCAGAAG GTGAACTTCTTGAGTTACGTGCAACTGACTTCGTTGGCGCTGCCCAGTCTGACGGACAGCAAGGGCTCCCTGGTGGTGGTGTCCTCGCTGCTCG GCCGCGTGCCCACATCCTTCTCTAGCCCCTATTCAGCGGCCAAGTTCGCACTGGACAGTTTCTTCGGCTCCCTGCGGCGGGAGCTGGATGTGCAGGATGTGAACGTGGCCATCACCATGTGCGTCCTGGGCCTCCAGGATCATGCCTCAGCAGCCGAGGGAGTCAG GGGTGTCACAAGGGCCAAGTCAGCCCTGGGACCcaaggcagccctggctgtgaTTCGCGGCAGTGCCACGCGCACCTCCTGCGTTTTCTACCCGTGGCGCTTCCACGTGCTCTGCCTGCTTCGTACCTGGCTGCCTCACCCAAAAGCCTGGTTCATCCGCCAAGAGCTCAATGTCACTGTCACTTCTGCTGTCTGA
- the HSD11B1L gene encoding hydroxysteroid 11-beta-dehydrogenase 1-like protein isoform X2, whose translation MTRALKKGARSGSLPPSSVKVGQTVVPVAPWQGPQPRRTAGETEARVDPRRAMKVLLLTGLGALFFTYYWADNFDPASLQGARVLLTGASAGVGEELAYHYARLGSHLVLTAHTEALLQKVVGNCRKLGAPKVFFIAADMASPEVPERVVQFALDKLGGLDYLVLNHLGAAPAGTRALSAQGTSWLMQVNFLSYVQLTSLALPSLTDSKGSLVVVSSLLGRVPTSFSSPYSAAKFALDSFFGSLRRELDVQDVNVAITMCVLGLQDHASAAEGVRGVTRAKSALGPKAALAVIRGSATRTSCVFYPWRFHVLCLLRTWLPHPKAWFIRQELNVTVTSAV comes from the exons ATGACTCGGGCCCTAAAGAAGGGGGCGCGGTCGGggtccctgcccccttcctcggTGAAGGTAGGGCAGACTGTTGTGCCCGTCGCTCCCTGGCAGGGACCCCAACCCCGGAGAACGGCGGGAGAAACCGAGGCCCGAGTGG ACCCAAGAAGGGCCATGAAGGTGCTGCTCCTCACTGGGCTGGGAGCCCTGTTCTTCACCTACTACTGGGCTGACAACTTCGACCCAG CTAGCCTTCAGGGAGCCCGGGTGCTGCTGACAGGGGCCAGTGCAGGCGTTGGGGAGGAGCTGGCATATCACTATGCCCGTCTGGGCTCCCACCTGGTGCTCACTGCCCACACCGAGGCTCTTCTGCAGAAG GTGGTAGGGAACTGCCGGAAGCTGGGCGCTCCCAAGGTCTTCTTCATCGCTGCGGACATGGCCTCCCCTGAGGTGCCGGAGCGCGTGGTGCAGTTTGCGCTGGACAAGctgg GCGGGCTGGACTACCTCGTGCTGAACCACCTCGGTGCTGCCCCAGCAGGCACACGGGCGCTCAGTGCCCAGGGGACAAGCTGGCTCATGCAg GTGAACTTCTTGAGTTACGTGCAACTGACTTCGTTGGCGCTGCCCAGTCTGACGGACAGCAAGGGCTCCCTGGTGGTGGTGTCCTCGCTGCTCG GCCGCGTGCCCACATCCTTCTCTAGCCCCTATTCAGCGGCCAAGTTCGCACTGGACAGTTTCTTCGGCTCCCTGCGGCGGGAGCTGGATGTGCAGGATGTGAACGTGGCCATCACCATGTGCGTCCTGGGCCTCCAGGATCATGCCTCAGCAGCCGAGGGAGTCAG GGGTGTCACAAGGGCCAAGTCAGCCCTGGGACCcaaggcagccctggctgtgaTTCGCGGCAGTGCCACGCGCACCTCCTGCGTTTTCTACCCGTGGCGCTTCCACGTGCTCTGCCTGCTTCGTACCTGGCTGCCTCACCCAAAAGCCTGGTTCATCCGCCAAGAGCTCAATGTCACTGTCACTTCTGCTGTCTGA
- the HSD11B1L gene encoding hydroxysteroid 11-beta-dehydrogenase 1-like protein isoform X1, with protein sequence MKRSRVSTVSPGGDPKRSGSPGNPPALARGTHCTGLRRVCLEASCHGNTRADLEGDPRRAMKVLLLTGLGALFFTYYWADNFDPASLQGARVLLTGASAGVGEELAYHYARLGSHLVLTAHTEALLQKVVGNCRKLGAPKVFFIAADMASPEVPERVVQFALDKLGGLDYLVLNHLGAAPAGTRALSAQGTSWLMQVNFLSYVQLTSLALPSLTDSKGSLVVVSSLLGRVPTSFSSPYSAAKFALDSFFGSLRRELDVQDVNVAITMCVLGLQDHASAAEGVRGVTRAKSALGPKAALAVIRGSATRTSCVFYPWRFHVLCLLRTWLPHPKAWFIRQELNVTVTSAV encoded by the exons ATGAAAAGGAGTCGGGTGTCTACAGTGAGTCCTGGGGGTGACCCAAAAAGAAGTGGAAGCCCGGGGAATCCACCCGCGCTCGCGCGGGGAACTCACTGCACGGGCCTAAGAAGAGTGTGCCTAGAAGCCAGTTGTCACGGCAACACGAGGGCGGACTTGGAGGGAG ACCCAAGAAGGGCCATGAAGGTGCTGCTCCTCACTGGGCTGGGAGCCCTGTTCTTCACCTACTACTGGGCTGACAACTTCGACCCAG CTAGCCTTCAGGGAGCCCGGGTGCTGCTGACAGGGGCCAGTGCAGGCGTTGGGGAGGAGCTGGCATATCACTATGCCCGTCTGGGCTCCCACCTGGTGCTCACTGCCCACACCGAGGCTCTTCTGCAGAAG GTGGTAGGGAACTGCCGGAAGCTGGGCGCTCCCAAGGTCTTCTTCATCGCTGCGGACATGGCCTCCCCTGAGGTGCCGGAGCGCGTGGTGCAGTTTGCGCTGGACAAGctgg GCGGGCTGGACTACCTCGTGCTGAACCACCTCGGTGCTGCCCCAGCAGGCACACGGGCGCTCAGTGCCCAGGGGACAAGCTGGCTCATGCAg GTGAACTTCTTGAGTTACGTGCAACTGACTTCGTTGGCGCTGCCCAGTCTGACGGACAGCAAGGGCTCCCTGGTGGTGGTGTCCTCGCTGCTCG GCCGCGTGCCCACATCCTTCTCTAGCCCCTATTCAGCGGCCAAGTTCGCACTGGACAGTTTCTTCGGCTCCCTGCGGCGGGAGCTGGATGTGCAGGATGTGAACGTGGCCATCACCATGTGCGTCCTGGGCCTCCAGGATCATGCCTCAGCAGCCGAGGGAGTCAG GGGTGTCACAAGGGCCAAGTCAGCCCTGGGACCcaaggcagccctggctgtgaTTCGCGGCAGTGCCACGCGCACCTCCTGCGTTTTCTACCCGTGGCGCTTCCACGTGCTCTGCCTGCTTCGTACCTGGCTGCCTCACCCAAAAGCCTGGTTCATCCGCCAAGAGCTCAATGTCACTGTCACTTCTGCTGTCTGA
- the HSD11B1L gene encoding hydroxysteroid 11-beta-dehydrogenase 1-like protein isoform X3 translates to MKVLLLTGLGALFFTYYWADNFDPASLQGARVLLTGASAGVGEELAYHYARLGSHLVLTAHTEALLQKVVGNCRKLGAPKVFFIAADMASPEVPERVVQFALDKLGGLDYLVLNHLGAAPAGTRALSAQGTSWLMQVNFLSYVQLTSLALPSLTDSKGSLVVVSSLLGRVPTSFSSPYSAAKFALDSFFGSLRRELDVQDVNVAITMCVLGLQDHASAAEGVRGVTRAKSALGPKAALAVIRGSATRTSCVFYPWRFHVLCLLRTWLPHPKAWFIRQELNVTVTSAV, encoded by the exons ATGAAGGTGCTGCTCCTCACTGGGCTGGGAGCCCTGTTCTTCACCTACTACTGGGCTGACAACTTCGACCCAG CTAGCCTTCAGGGAGCCCGGGTGCTGCTGACAGGGGCCAGTGCAGGCGTTGGGGAGGAGCTGGCATATCACTATGCCCGTCTGGGCTCCCACCTGGTGCTCACTGCCCACACCGAGGCTCTTCTGCAGAAG GTGGTAGGGAACTGCCGGAAGCTGGGCGCTCCCAAGGTCTTCTTCATCGCTGCGGACATGGCCTCCCCTGAGGTGCCGGAGCGCGTGGTGCAGTTTGCGCTGGACAAGctgg GCGGGCTGGACTACCTCGTGCTGAACCACCTCGGTGCTGCCCCAGCAGGCACACGGGCGCTCAGTGCCCAGGGGACAAGCTGGCTCATGCAg GTGAACTTCTTGAGTTACGTGCAACTGACTTCGTTGGCGCTGCCCAGTCTGACGGACAGCAAGGGCTCCCTGGTGGTGGTGTCCTCGCTGCTCG GCCGCGTGCCCACATCCTTCTCTAGCCCCTATTCAGCGGCCAAGTTCGCACTGGACAGTTTCTTCGGCTCCCTGCGGCGGGAGCTGGATGTGCAGGATGTGAACGTGGCCATCACCATGTGCGTCCTGGGCCTCCAGGATCATGCCTCAGCAGCCGAGGGAGTCAG GGGTGTCACAAGGGCCAAGTCAGCCCTGGGACCcaaggcagccctggctgtgaTTCGCGGCAGTGCCACGCGCACCTCCTGCGTTTTCTACCCGTGGCGCTTCCACGTGCTCTGCCTGCTTCGTACCTGGCTGCCTCACCCAAAAGCCTGGTTCATCCGCCAAGAGCTCAATGTCACTGTCACTTCTGCTGTCTGA
- the HSD11B1L gene encoding hydroxysteroid 11-beta-dehydrogenase 1-like protein isoform X5, whose amino-acid sequence MKRSRVSTVSPGGDPKRSGSPGNPPALARGTHCTGLRRVCLEASCHGNTRADLEGDPRRAMKVLLLTGLGALFFTYYWADNFDPGGLDYLVLNHLGAAPAGTRALSAQGTSWLMQVNFLSYVQLTSLALPSLTDSKGSLVVVSSLLGRVPTSFSSPYSAAKFALDSFFGSLRRELDVQDVNVAITMCVLGLQDHASAAEGVRGVTRAKSALGPKAALAVIRGSATRTSCVFYPWRFHVLCLLRTWLPHPKAWFIRQELNVTVTSAV is encoded by the exons ATGAAAAGGAGTCGGGTGTCTACAGTGAGTCCTGGGGGTGACCCAAAAAGAAGTGGAAGCCCGGGGAATCCACCCGCGCTCGCGCGGGGAACTCACTGCACGGGCCTAAGAAGAGTGTGCCTAGAAGCCAGTTGTCACGGCAACACGAGGGCGGACTTGGAGGGAG ACCCAAGAAGGGCCATGAAGGTGCTGCTCCTCACTGGGCTGGGAGCCCTGTTCTTCACCTACTACTGGGCTGACAACTTCGACCCAG GCGGGCTGGACTACCTCGTGCTGAACCACCTCGGTGCTGCCCCAGCAGGCACACGGGCGCTCAGTGCCCAGGGGACAAGCTGGCTCATGCAg GTGAACTTCTTGAGTTACGTGCAACTGACTTCGTTGGCGCTGCCCAGTCTGACGGACAGCAAGGGCTCCCTGGTGGTGGTGTCCTCGCTGCTCG GCCGCGTGCCCACATCCTTCTCTAGCCCCTATTCAGCGGCCAAGTTCGCACTGGACAGTTTCTTCGGCTCCCTGCGGCGGGAGCTGGATGTGCAGGATGTGAACGTGGCCATCACCATGTGCGTCCTGGGCCTCCAGGATCATGCCTCAGCAGCCGAGGGAGTCAG GGGTGTCACAAGGGCCAAGTCAGCCCTGGGACCcaaggcagccctggctgtgaTTCGCGGCAGTGCCACGCGCACCTCCTGCGTTTTCTACCCGTGGCGCTTCCACGTGCTCTGCCTGCTTCGTACCTGGCTGCCTCACCCAAAAGCCTGGTTCATCCGCCAAGAGCTCAATGTCACTGTCACTTCTGCTGTCTGA
- the HSD11B1L gene encoding hydroxysteroid 11-beta-dehydrogenase 1-like protein isoform X6, which yields MTRALKKGARSGSLPPSSVKVGQTVVPVAPWQGPQPRRTAGETEARVDPRRAMKVLLLTGLGALFFTYYWADNFDPGGLDYLVLNHLGAAPAGTRALSAQGTSWLMQVNFLSYVQLTSLALPSLTDSKGSLVVVSSLLGRVPTSFSSPYSAAKFALDSFFGSLRRELDVQDVNVAITMCVLGLQDHASAAEGVRGVTRAKSALGPKAALAVIRGSATRTSCVFYPWRFHVLCLLRTWLPHPKAWFIRQELNVTVTSAV from the exons ATGACTCGGGCCCTAAAGAAGGGGGCGCGGTCGGggtccctgcccccttcctcggTGAAGGTAGGGCAGACTGTTGTGCCCGTCGCTCCCTGGCAGGGACCCCAACCCCGGAGAACGGCGGGAGAAACCGAGGCCCGAGTGG ACCCAAGAAGGGCCATGAAGGTGCTGCTCCTCACTGGGCTGGGAGCCCTGTTCTTCACCTACTACTGGGCTGACAACTTCGACCCAG GCGGGCTGGACTACCTCGTGCTGAACCACCTCGGTGCTGCCCCAGCAGGCACACGGGCGCTCAGTGCCCAGGGGACAAGCTGGCTCATGCAg GTGAACTTCTTGAGTTACGTGCAACTGACTTCGTTGGCGCTGCCCAGTCTGACGGACAGCAAGGGCTCCCTGGTGGTGGTGTCCTCGCTGCTCG GCCGCGTGCCCACATCCTTCTCTAGCCCCTATTCAGCGGCCAAGTTCGCACTGGACAGTTTCTTCGGCTCCCTGCGGCGGGAGCTGGATGTGCAGGATGTGAACGTGGCCATCACCATGTGCGTCCTGGGCCTCCAGGATCATGCCTCAGCAGCCGAGGGAGTCAG GGGTGTCACAAGGGCCAAGTCAGCCCTGGGACCcaaggcagccctggctgtgaTTCGCGGCAGTGCCACGCGCACCTCCTGCGTTTTCTACCCGTGGCGCTTCCACGTGCTCTGCCTGCTTCGTACCTGGCTGCCTCACCCAAAAGCCTGGTTCATCCGCCAAGAGCTCAATGTCACTGTCACTTCTGCTGTCTGA